In Thermococcus sp. MV5, the following are encoded in one genomic region:
- the bgaS gene encoding beta-galactosidase BgaS, protein MLPESFLWGVSQCGFQFEMGDKLRENIDTRSDWWHWVRDPWNIENKIVSGDLPENGINNYELYEKDHEIAKDLGLNAYRIGIEWSRIFPCPTTHIQVDHSKDSYGLIKEVRITKDIIEALDEVANHKELEYYRKVILSLREKGFKVILNLHHFTNPIWIHDPIVVRESGLKRGPMGWASEDTVIEFTKFAAYIAYKFGDLVDMWSTFNEPMIIVDRGYLAHNSGFPPGIFNPELAKKVATNLIVAHARAYDVIKKFDKVKAYEDSKESASVGIINNIIPFYPCNPNDSKDVKATERYDAFYNRMFLEAINNGKLDTQMDGESYVEVKHLKRNDWLGVNYYTRDLVRYKEPKEDSPVIFEKVEGYGRLSKPNSISKDGRPTSDFGWEVYPEGIYDAIFINMDYKKPIYITENGIADAKDILRPYYIVSHIAEIERAIENGADVYGYLHWALMDNYEWASGFRMRFGLYEVDLQTKERKPRRKSVQVFKEIIQNNGVSEKLRKEFLKN, encoded by the coding sequence ATGCTCCCAGAAAGTTTTTTATGGGGAGTCTCTCAGTGCGGATTTCAATTTGAAATGGGGGATAAGCTAAGGGAAAACATTGATACACGGAGTGACTGGTGGCACTGGGTCAGAGATCCTTGGAATATTGAAAATAAAATTGTAAGTGGAGATTTGCCAGAGAACGGAATAAACAACTATGAGCTATACGAAAAAGACCACGAAATAGCCAAAGATTTGGGACTAAATGCGTATCGCATAGGAATCGAATGGAGCAGGATCTTTCCATGTCCAACAACTCACATTCAAGTAGATCACTCTAAAGACAGCTATGGGCTGATAAAAGAAGTCAGGATAACCAAAGATATAATAGAGGCTTTAGATGAGGTTGCAAATCATAAAGAGCTGGAATATTATCGTAAAGTTATCCTGAGCTTAAGAGAAAAGGGATTTAAGGTTATACTGAATTTGCACCACTTCACGAATCCAATTTGGATACACGACCCAATAGTAGTTAGGGAAAGTGGCTTAAAGAGGGGCCCAATGGGATGGGCAAGCGAAGACACTGTTATTGAGTTTACAAAATTTGCGGCATATATAGCTTACAAATTCGGCGACCTCGTTGATATGTGGAGTACATTTAATGAGCCAATGATAATTGTTGACCGCGGTTACTTGGCACACAACTCCGGCTTTCCGCCGGGAATATTTAATCCAGAGCTCGCTAAAAAAGTCGCAACCAACTTAATTGTCGCCCATGCAAGAGCTTATGATGTCATTAAAAAATTCGATAAAGTTAAGGCATATGAAGACTCAAAAGAAAGCGCTTCTGTTGGAATAATAAACAACATAATACCATTTTATCCATGTAATCCTAACGATTCAAAAGATGTGAAAGCTACTGAAAGGTATGATGCATTTTACAACAGGATGTTTTTGGAAGCCATCAACAATGGAAAGCTGGACACCCAGATGGATGGGGAAAGCTATGTTGAAGTCAAGCACTTAAAGAGGAATGACTGGCTGGGTGTGAACTACTACACAAGAGATCTCGTGAGATATAAGGAGCCAAAAGAGGACTCTCCCGTAATCTTTGAGAAAGTTGAAGGATATGGACGTCTTTCGAAGCCAAACTCCATTTCAAAGGATGGACGCCCAACAAGTGACTTTGGGTGGGAAGTTTATCCAGAGGGCATATATGATGCCATTTTCATAAATATGGACTACAAGAAGCCAATTTATATAACCGAAAATGGAATTGCAGATGCAAAAGACATCTTGAGACCATACTACATTGTCTCACACATAGCAGAAATTGAAAGGGCAATCGAGAATGGTGCAGATGTTTATGGGTATCTGCACTGGGCACTAATGGACAATTATGAATGGGCAAGCGGGTTTAGAATGCGTTTTGGGCTCTATGAAGTAGATTTACAGACTAAAGAGAGGAAACCCAGAAGGAAAAGTGTGCAGGTCTTCAAAGAAATAATCCAAAACAATGGTGTAAGTGAAAAACTTAGGAAAGAGTTTTTGAAGAATTGA
- a CDS encoding UxaA family hydrolase, which produces MIEIRGWRRDNGDFGIRNHIVVLSSVACANHATLEIARRTGAIPVIQEEGACGMFGEDRKRFIRCMVGVGAHPNVAWTLVVGLGCEGVDSHQLADKITNKGREAESLLIQEEGMKKTIEKGVEIINRIKKSLKPREESGTLEELIIGLKCGASDYTSGLISNPAVGKAVDFLIEHGATVMFTERLEVVGAEHILAKRARSKKVAEDFLRRIKKAVEDVNRIGVDWIGSQPSMGNIRGGLTTIEEKSLGAIKKTGNSPLEGCVDYGERPKGKGLCFMDGPGYDVKAVSGLMCGGANIILFTTGLGTYLGSPVSPVIKITGNPKTAKLLADAIDVDLSFILKEIVSKGTSLDELLGLGGKRIVEKIISVANGKLTKAEKSGHIEFSIERIGITA; this is translated from the coding sequence ATGATTGAAATACGGGGATGGAGAAGGGATAATGGGGATTTCGGAATCAGGAACCACATTGTTGTCTTGTCTTCTGTAGCCTGTGCAAATCATGCCACTTTAGAGATTGCCAGAAGAACCGGAGCAATTCCAGTGATTCAGGAAGAAGGAGCGTGCGGAATGTTTGGAGAGGACAGGAAAAGATTTATCAGGTGCATGGTGGGAGTTGGTGCCCACCCAAACGTCGCTTGGACTTTAGTAGTTGGATTGGGATGTGAAGGGGTGGATTCCCATCAGTTAGCAGACAAAATAACAAATAAAGGTAGAGAAGCAGAATCACTGCTCATTCAAGAGGAAGGAATGAAAAAGACTATAGAAAAAGGTGTAGAGATAATTAATAGGATCAAAAAGTCTTTAAAGCCGAGAGAGGAAAGTGGAACGCTTGAAGAGCTCATAATAGGCTTAAAATGTGGGGCATCTGATTACACCTCTGGCTTGATTTCAAACCCCGCAGTTGGAAAGGCAGTAGACTTCTTAATCGAGCATGGTGCAACGGTAATGTTCACAGAAAGACTTGAAGTTGTTGGAGCAGAGCATATCTTAGCAAAGAGAGCCAGAAGCAAGAAAGTGGCTGAAGACTTCCTAAGGAGGATTAAAAAGGCAGTGGAAGATGTCAACAGAATTGGAGTTGACTGGATTGGTTCCCAGCCCTCTATGGGGAATATACGTGGTGGTTTGACTACAATAGAGGAAAAATCATTAGGAGCAATAAAGAAGACGGGAAATTCTCCCTTAGAGGGTTGCGTAGATTATGGAGAGAGACCAAAAGGAAAGGGCCTTTGCTTCATGGATGGTCCTGGTTATGATGTAAAAGCCGTAAGCGGCCTTATGTGTGGAGGGGCTAACATCATCCTGTTTACAACTGGTCTGGGAACGTACCTCGGCTCTCCAGTTTCGCCGGTAATAAAAATTACAGGAAATCCAAAAACAGCCAAGCTTCTGGCTGATGCCATAGACGTTGACTTGAGCTTCATCTTGAAGGAAATTGTCTCAAAGGGCACTTCTTTAGATGAGTTGCTTGGTTTAGGAGGAAAAAGAATAGTAGAGAAAATCATAAGTGTAGCCAATGGAAAACTGACAAAAGCAGAGAAATCTGGCCATATAGAGTTTTCAATTGAGAGAATCGGAATAACTGCCTAA
- a CDS encoding UxaA family hydrolase: MKAVIMDEKDSVATAVVPIKKGEKVRIGETEIEILSDIPQGHKFAIREIKAGEPIIKYGEIIGIATEDIKPGEYVHVHNVKSRYQRGYK; encoded by the coding sequence ATGAAGGCTGTGATCATGGATGAAAAAGACAGCGTCGCAACAGCAGTTGTTCCCATAAAGAAGGGAGAGAAAGTTCGAATTGGGGAAACGGAAATAGAGATATTGAGTGACATACCTCAAGGCCACAAATTTGCAATTAGAGAAATAAAAGCCGGAGAACCCATAATAAAGTATGGGGAAATCATTGGCATTGCAACTGAGGATATAAAGCCCGGAGAATATGTTCACGTTCACAACGTAAAAAGCCGATATCAAAGGGGATACAAATGA
- a CDS encoding zinc-dependent alcohol dehydrogenase family protein: protein MKAAIFKGEGKLVVEDVPKPDLSKDLIIPKKYKPEQFMKIRREELVLVKVLAAGICGTDLHILSIPPGHSATPGAILGHEFIGEVVEIGEDVDNVNIGDIVAVDPNIKCGKCWFCRNGYPNMCQEMTTLGIYGNGGFAEYAVVPAKQLYVLPKNIDIEKAVLFEPLTTAVHNWEKVNLKPGETILIFGAGPIGAFYIKLAQLSGANEIIVSEPSSLRRELAKKLGATRVINPFEENVPDVVSSLTRYGVDVAIDASGVPEVIKQAVEVVRPGGRVSLFGQQNIHAFADHVSFTLMNQKELSIFGSYAAAKSFDQTIEILKKRETDDLKNIITHRVSLEDIHKGLELMRKKEALKVVVYP from the coding sequence ATGAAAGCTGCCATATTTAAAGGAGAAGGAAAATTAGTCGTTGAAGATGTCCCAAAGCCAGACTTAAGCAAAGATTTGATAATTCCAAAAAAGTACAAACCTGAACAGTTCATGAAAATTAGAAGGGAAGAGTTAGTCTTGGTAAAAGTTTTAGCTGCCGGTATTTGTGGCACTGACCTGCATATACTTAGCATTCCTCCAGGACACAGTGCAACTCCTGGAGCGATTTTAGGACATGAATTTATTGGCGAAGTTGTAGAAATTGGTGAAGATGTAGATAATGTAAATATTGGTGATATAGTAGCGGTGGATCCTAACATAAAGTGTGGAAAATGTTGGTTTTGCAGGAATGGTTACCCAAACATGTGCCAAGAAATGACAACACTCGGAATATATGGAAATGGAGGATTTGCTGAATATGCAGTTGTTCCGGCCAAGCAATTATATGTCCTTCCTAAAAATATCGACATTGAGAAAGCTGTGCTCTTTGAGCCACTGACTACTGCAGTACACAACTGGGAAAAAGTTAACTTAAAACCTGGCGAAACTATATTAATATTTGGAGCAGGGCCCATAGGGGCTTTCTACATAAAGCTTGCCCAGCTTTCCGGAGCCAATGAGATTATAGTATCTGAACCAAGTTCACTTAGAAGAGAATTGGCTAAAAAGTTAGGAGCAACAAGAGTCATAAATCCATTTGAAGAAAATGTGCCCGATGTAGTTTCTTCACTCACGCGTTACGGTGTTGATGTTGCCATAGATGCAAGCGGAGTTCCAGAGGTCATTAAACAGGCTGTTGAAGTCGTGAGACCCGGTGGAAGAGTATCTCTTTTTGGGCAGCAAAATATTCATGCATTTGCCGATCATGTGAGCTTTACTTTAATGAACCAAAAGGAACTGAGTATATTTGGCTCATATGCAGCAGCAAAGAGCTTTGATCAAACGATAGAAATTTTGAAGAAGAGAGAAACGGATGATCTCAAAAACATCATAACCCACAGAGTATCTCTCGAAGATATTCACAAGGGTTTAGAGCTGATGAGAAAGAAAGAAGCCCTAAAAGTGGTGGTATATCCGTAA
- a CDS encoding type I phosphomannose isomerase catalytic subunit, whose amino-acid sequence MFEFIKHSGDVVKKVWGTETWIFSAHPYNPSIVKVKDEECDFISLLEEHKEEILGSLRYSYFPLLIKIIDPRETLSVQVHPSEEDTRRLGEKDHGKDEAWIVLSDEGFVYLGFRGSISYEELSGDVIKKMYKVNVKRLDSINIPAGTLHALGKETKVLEVSANSNITYRVHDFGRGRELHLDKALQVIRKRDLSELLTGSIKEKPLNADLFKIEYHQINNSKEFSTDSFRILVCTHGKAKVAGKQEEIQMKEGESVLVPASTEKFKIRGRDAEIFLISAK is encoded by the coding sequence ATGTTTGAGTTCATAAAGCATTCCGGGGATGTCGTAAAAAAAGTGTGGGGCACTGAGACATGGATATTTTCAGCACATCCGTACAATCCATCCATTGTCAAAGTAAAGGATGAAGAGTGCGACTTCATTTCTTTGCTTGAAGAGCACAAAGAAGAAATCTTGGGCAGCTTGAGATACTCCTATTTTCCTCTCCTGATCAAGATCATCGATCCCAGAGAAACTTTAAGCGTCCAGGTGCATCCATCGGAAGAAGACACCAGAAGATTGGGGGAAAAAGACCATGGAAAAGATGAGGCATGGATCGTTTTATCTGATGAAGGATTCGTTTATCTTGGATTTAGGGGCAGCATAAGTTACGAAGAGTTAAGCGGAGATGTGATCAAAAAGATGTACAAAGTAAACGTTAAAAGATTAGATAGCATAAACATACCTGCGGGAACGCTCCATGCTTTAGGTAAAGAAACAAAAGTTCTTGAGGTATCAGCAAATTCAAACATAACATACAGGGTGCATGACTTCGGAAGAGGCAGAGAATTGCATTTAGATAAAGCCTTGCAGGTAATAAGGAAAAGAGACTTAAGCGAGCTTCTTACAGGTTCAATAAAGGAAAAGCCACTGAATGCCGATTTGTTTAAGATAGAGTACCACCAAATAAATAACTCCAAGGAGTTTTCAACAGACAGCTTTAGGATTCTCGTATGCACTCACGGGAAGGCAAAAGTGGCAGGAAAACAAGAAGAAATCCAAATGAAAGAGGGAGAGAGCGTCCTTGTGCCAGCATCCACAGAGAAATTCAAAATTAGAGGAAGAGACGCTGAGATATTCCTCATAAGTGCAAAATGA
- a CDS encoding glycosidase: MLIYDVPELKRENKVVDIIRRVGVISGKNVHLTNFPIDHPTTIFNPGLLIEEDVLEVYGRITVGYYMHPYASAIAKFQIPLDDLQGDLSNNVYSGELAVIPDTEHDMWGVEDPRATVVNGRKVLVYCGLTRDFHNPSVKYFRNMPTVAIYENGEWRKVGQFRLKGAKIFGDKDAFLVEMNGLKLFQRPTMEHEGKVKDLCVISKVPENALESSTPKEIETYDGIVPIDKEKFEHKIGWGTPPLKIGKEYLLFLHAAGLEDAVYRAFAVLMDEGGKITAVTPYYIMAPREPYEKYGDRPHVVFPSGIGLLDDEVIVVYGAADSFIGIGKVDLSEIMSILDSNRI, encoded by the coding sequence GTGCTTATATATGATGTACCGGAGCTGAAAAGAGAAAACAAAGTGGTGGATATTATAAGACGAGTTGGGGTGATAAGCGGAAAAAACGTGCATCTGACGAACTTCCCCATTGATCATCCAACGACAATATTTAACCCTGGTCTTCTAATAGAAGAAGATGTCCTTGAAGTCTATGGGAGGATAACAGTTGGGTATTATATGCACCCGTATGCAAGTGCAATTGCAAAGTTCCAAATACCCCTAGATGACCTCCAGGGAGACCTTTCTAATAATGTCTATTCAGGAGAGCTGGCTGTGATTCCAGATACCGAGCATGACATGTGGGGAGTTGAAGATCCGAGAGCCACAGTTGTTAATGGTAGGAAAGTGCTTGTCTATTGCGGACTAACGAGGGATTTCCACAATCCGTCGGTAAAGTACTTCAGAAACATGCCCACTGTAGCAATCTACGAAAATGGAGAATGGAGAAAAGTTGGACAGTTTAGGTTGAAGGGAGCAAAAATCTTTGGAGATAAGGATGCATTTCTTGTGGAGATGAATGGACTAAAGCTATTCCAGAGGCCTACTATGGAGCATGAAGGGAAGGTTAAAGACCTCTGTGTAATAAGTAAAGTTCCAGAGAATGCTTTGGAATCCTCAACACCTAAGGAAATAGAGACTTATGATGGAATCGTCCCGATTGACAAAGAAAAGTTTGAGCACAAAATTGGATGGGGAACACCACCACTCAAGATTGGAAAGGAATACTTGCTGTTCCTCCATGCAGCCGGTTTGGAAGATGCGGTTTACAGGGCTTTTGCTGTTCTCATGGACGAAGGCGGTAAGATTACTGCAGTCACACCATATTATATCATGGCGCCTAGAGAACCCTATGAGAAATATGGAGACAGGCCGCATGTGGTATTTCCAAGCGGCATAGGGCTTCTGGACGATGAAGTCATAGTTGTATATGGGGCAGCGGACAGCTTTATAGGAATTGGAAAGGTGGATCTGAGTGAAATTATGTCTATTCTTGATTCCAACAGGATTTAA
- a CDS encoding sugar kinase: MTPSVVAFGETMIRLSTKNFERIEQAKELAIGIGGTESNFAIAFARLGGKATWISKLTNNPLGRFIVNKIREHGVDVSHVIWTNEDRVGLYFIEFGKKPRPTQVIYDRKNSAIANINPNEVNWEILKDYDAFHTTGITVALSGKCKKAVEIGISKAKEFGTRVSFDVNYRSKLWSPEEAFKVLDPILKNVDILVVTKDDARNVLKVQGSYEEMIVQLNDRYNPEVVVLTLGSEGAIAFKNGEIYKAEPYEIEVVDRIGAGDAFDAGFVYEYLCTGDVQKALEIGMAMAAFAHTIPGDAMFVTREEVEFIIKQRIHDVLR, encoded by the coding sequence ATGACTCCTTCTGTTGTTGCTTTTGGAGAAACTATGATTAGACTCTCCACAAAGAACTTCGAGAGGATCGAGCAGGCTAAAGAACTTGCAATTGGTATCGGTGGTACTGAGTCAAACTTTGCCATAGCCTTTGCAAGGCTTGGTGGGAAGGCCACTTGGATAAGCAAGCTTACAAACAATCCCTTGGGAAGGTTCATAGTGAACAAAATTAGGGAGCATGGGGTGGATGTTTCTCATGTAATCTGGACAAATGAGGATAGGGTTGGCTTGTACTTCATCGAGTTCGGCAAGAAACCAAGGCCCACACAAGTGATATACGACAGAAAAAACTCTGCAATAGCTAACATTAACCCAAATGAAGTTAACTGGGAGATTTTAAAAGATTATGATGCCTTCCACACCACAGGAATTACCGTTGCCTTAAGCGGGAAGTGTAAAAAAGCTGTTGAAATTGGAATCAGCAAGGCAAAGGAATTCGGCACGAGAGTTTCTTTTGATGTCAACTACCGCTCCAAACTCTGGTCTCCAGAAGAGGCTTTTAAGGTTCTTGACCCAATCCTGAAGAACGTTGACATACTGGTCGTCACAAAAGATGATGCAAGAAACGTTCTGAAAGTCCAAGGAAGCTATGAGGAAATGATAGTCCAACTAAATGATAGGTACAATCCCGAAGTTGTAGTCCTTACGCTCGGCTCGGAAGGGGCAATAGCTTTCAAGAATGGAGAGATATACAAGGCTGAGCCATACGAGATAGAGGTCGTTGACAGAATTGGAGCTGGAGATGCATTTGATGCTGGTTTTGTCTATGAATACCTGTGCACTGGTGATGTTCAGAAGGCCCTTGAAATCGGCATGGCTATGGCTGCTTTTGCTCATACAATACCCGGGGACGCTATGTTTGTTACTAGGGAGGAAGTTGAGTTCATAATTAAACAAAGAATTCATGATGTGTTGAGGTGA
- a CDS encoding zinc-binding dehydrogenase: MKALVKYAKGPWNIRLEDVSEPQTKEGYIIVDVKAAGICASDLLIIHDKGHPYEPPVILGHEFSGVVAEDKGEWKKGDRITSQTTFSTCGKCYLCRSGYPQHCPEKRVIGVKANGAFTEKILVPIDGLHRIPDNISFEEAAITEIGADVLYALNERAGLQPGQFVVIFGPGAVGLFASQVAKATGAEVAIVGTKTERDEYRLSLAEKLGADYVLYAEEDPVSEIRKLTNGMGADVAFEASGAPPAVLQALEVTRNLGKLIAFGIPKRDITIPWNRMVFKAIEVIFHLSSSWTSWEKILTLMKEGKVKTKPLISRVYKLEDWEEALKEAEYGYSPRVVLRP; encoded by the coding sequence GTGAAAGCTTTGGTAAAGTATGCTAAAGGGCCTTGGAATATAAGGTTAGAGGATGTGTCGGAGCCCCAAACGAAGGAGGGGTACATAATAGTGGATGTAAAAGCTGCAGGGATATGTGCGTCGGATCTCCTGATAATCCATGATAAGGGGCATCCCTATGAGCCTCCGGTTATACTTGGACATGAGTTTTCGGGAGTTGTCGCGGAGGACAAGGGAGAATGGAAGAAGGGAGACAGGATAACATCACAAACTACTTTTTCCACATGCGGGAAATGCTATCTCTGCAGATCTGGCTACCCTCAACACTGCCCCGAAAAGAGAGTGATAGGAGTAAAGGCAAATGGTGCATTCACAGAAAAGATATTGGTGCCAATTGATGGTCTGCACAGGATACCCGATAATATAAGCTTCGAAGAAGCTGCCATCACAGAAATTGGGGCCGATGTTCTCTACGCTTTGAACGAGCGTGCGGGACTTCAGCCAGGACAATTTGTTGTAATCTTTGGCCCTGGAGCAGTCGGATTGTTCGCTTCGCAAGTTGCAAAAGCGACTGGAGCAGAAGTAGCCATAGTAGGAACTAAAACGGAAAGAGACGAATATAGGTTAAGCCTCGCAGAGAAGCTTGGAGCAGACTACGTTCTTTATGCTGAAGAAGATCCAGTTTCCGAGATAAGAAAGCTAACTAATGGTATGGGTGCTGATGTAGCCTTTGAGGCTAGTGGTGCTCCGCCAGCCGTTCTCCAAGCCCTTGAAGTCACAAGAAACTTAGGAAAGCTCATAGCATTTGGAATTCCAAAGAGAGACATAACAATTCCGTGGAACAGGATGGTCTTCAAGGCAATAGAAGTGATATTCCATTTATCCTCCTCATGGACATCATGGGAGAAGATTCTAACTCTAATGAAAGAAGGAAAAGTGAAAACGAAACCCTTGATATCCAGGGTATACAAACTGGAAGATTGGGAGGAGGCATTAAAAGAAGCTGAATATGGATATAGTCCCAGAGTGGTGTTAAGACCATGA
- the dapA gene encoding 4-hydroxy-tetrahydrodipicolinate synthase — protein MKFEGIFPPAITPFTKDEEVDLTKLTEYLDFLIKGGVHGLFMLGTNGEGPLLTFEEKKEVIRTAVEHVNGRIPVIAGTGCASTKETVELSKYAEKVGADAVHVVTPYYYPLTQSGVLKHYRRVVKSVELPVIIYYIPSRTGVKIEMETLLKLAEVPNIVGIKDSSKDVTWFYNAITTIRENRPDFVFLGGSDALIFTHLMLGGNGAVSGIANVFPELVVELYEQFNAGNLKKAKDLQDKILKIRQTLKKYPYMSGIKAALKLGGMDMGELRSPLIFLNEDQLQALRDELKSIGAL, from the coding sequence ATGAAGTTTGAGGGAATCTTTCCTCCCGCTATTACCCCATTTACAAAGGATGAGGAGGTTGACTTAACAAAGCTAACGGAGTATTTGGACTTCTTGATCAAAGGGGGAGTTCATGGGTTATTCATGCTTGGGACAAATGGAGAAGGTCCTCTCTTGACTTTTGAAGAGAAGAAGGAGGTAATAAGGACTGCCGTGGAGCACGTAAATGGTAGGATTCCAGTAATTGCTGGGACGGGTTGTGCGAGCACTAAGGAAACTGTGGAGTTAAGCAAATATGCAGAAAAAGTTGGCGCAGATGCTGTGCACGTTGTCACTCCATATTATTATCCCCTCACTCAGAGTGGCGTTTTAAAGCACTACAGGAGAGTAGTGAAGAGCGTAGAGCTCCCGGTTATAATTTACTACATACCCTCGAGAACTGGAGTAAAGATAGAGATGGAAACGTTGCTGAAGCTTGCGGAAGTTCCAAATATTGTTGGCATAAAGGACAGCTCAAAGGATGTTACATGGTTTTATAATGCAATCACAACTATTAGGGAAAATAGACCAGATTTTGTATTTTTGGGAGGTAGTGATGCATTGATTTTTACTCACTTGATGTTGGGAGGAAATGGGGCAGTTTCAGGAATTGCAAACGTATTTCCCGAGCTTGTCGTTGAATTATATGAGCAATTTAACGCAGGGAATCTCAAAAAAGCGAAAGACCTTCAGGATAAGATTCTCAAGATAAGGCAGACACTAAAGAAATATCCCTACATGTCTGGAATTAAAGCGGCATTGAAGCTTGGGGGTATGGATATGGGCGAACTGAGAAGTCCGTTGATTTTTTTGAATGAGGATCAATTGCAAGCATTGAGAGATGAGCTAAAATCAATTGGAGCTTTATGA